One genomic window of Fusarium fujikuroi IMI 58289 draft genome, chromosome FFUJ_chr01 includes the following:
- a CDS encoding related to conserved oligomeric golgi complex component 4: MSSLQNGISNSEHPVVETPVAVSTSSLDNANTESEIREALASLHAHEASITSRLDALVASQADLSRDLGRLDLLRAGLGAQVIAARSIGNDMLATAADTAGRLSDRVKELDLEKSRVEETLGVVEQVAELKACVNGVVGSMGAPQDWEAAAGYISRASKVPEEITKGSFAVGIVPSVEVPDPPWVTLEEAKESLCGLFLREFEKAAEESDGTKVTRFFKLFPLIGRAEVGLDVYGRYVCQGVAGTARATLKDAMNGQRREGFFYANALTKLFEHIAQIVEGHGGLVERHYGSGKMVRVIERLQMEADVQGGIIVDTWSDERGIDRKLTDVRSYPFSFLVQSFLPQPPRGGTPRVNSPAIGVGNNPRESEDEGVNMREVDGLLSEIAVMLGRWSLYTRFLAGKCKNPDTPDEAPLVIPDVLVKSNLYRKVSTKLTSPYNVMTTFFFRRSVEKAFQLDEYPSGLSLSLSRQIEGNAPYIILAVDDVMYIVNAVIQKSISTSQRDVIASVVPTVGRVLGSDFVGMIQRKMRDESYPRPVVQGGFPPEDKIIQFIVLINSLDMANEYLTRIITGRIGESSHLPNDNAQNGPLKDSFPFERDVVFVANALHTLQTSFIGKTTELLNEGIQVLFNQVVKLRLRPVLTDTFRDADYTLSEDDIADIAQQNDEDEDELLEQVPRLFEHGWDQLMKPIARLMTPGTYTTLLDTTARYLSKIWEKKIMGYAGRTNALSAIRLERDFIALVDVVSRGDYAVREVFAKVLQILMVANMEDDEWDEVMAQDGEDDAIEWVLTEEERRRARSLVRG, encoded by the exons CACGAGGCTTCTATAACGTCCCGCCTCGATGCTCTCGTGGCTTCACAGGCTGATCTATCCCGCGACCTTGGGCGGCTGGATCTGCTGCGGGCTGGACTGGGAGCGCAGGTCATCGCCGCACGTTCAATTGGGAATGACATGCTAGCAACGGCAGCAGATACGGCTGGTCGACTGAGTGACAGAGTCAAAGAGCTGGATCTCGAAAAGAGCAGAGTTGAAGAAACGCTGGGTGTGGTGGAGCAGGTCGCGGAGCTCAAGGCATGTGTCAATGGCGTGGTGGGTTCCATGGGAGCGCCCCAAGACTgggaggctgctgctggataCATATCGAGAGCAAGCAAAGTACCAGAAGAGATCACAAAAGGTTCGTTCGCTGTTGGCATAGTACCCAGCGTCGAAGTCCCCGACCCGCCATGGGTGACattggaagaagccaaggaGAGTTTATGCGGCCTCTTCTTGAGAGAGTTTGAAAAAGCGGCAGAGGAGAGTGACGGCACGAAAGTCACTAGATTTTTCAAGCTCTTTCCCCTGATAGGAAGAGCTGAGGTCGGATTGGATGTCTACGGAAGATATGTGTGCCAGGGAGTCGCTGGAACCGCTCGAGCGACACTCAAAGACGCCATGAACGGACAGCGCAGGGAAGGCTTCTTTTATGCTAACGCCTTGACGAAGTTGTTTGAGCACATCGCCCAGATTGTCGAAGGCCACGGCGGGCTTGTAGAGCGTCATTATGGCTCTGGAAAAATGGTTCGCGTTATTGAACGTTTGCAGATGGAAGCGGATGTCCAGGGTGGTATCATTGTCGACACCTGGAGCGACGAAAGAGGAATTGATAGGAAACTCACCGACGTCAGAAGCTACCCATTCTCGTTTCTAGTCCAGAGCTTCTTACCACAGCCCCCTCGTGGTGGCACACCGAGGGTGAACTCGCCAGCCATAGGGGTAGGCAACAATCCCCGAGaaagtgaggatgagggtgtCAATATGAGAGAAGTTGACGGCCTCCTGAGTGAGATTGCGGTGATGCTTGGACGCTGGTCATTGTACACTCGATTCCTCGCCGGCAAGTGCAAG AACCCTGACACACCAGATGAGGCACCTCTTGTCATACCAGACGTACTGGTCAAGTCAAATCTATACCGAAAAGTATCTACCAAGCTCACATCCCCTTACAACGTCATGaccactttcttcttccgCCGTTCTGTCGAAAAGGCGTTCCAGCTGGATGAATATCCTAGCGGTCTGTCATTAAGCTTGAGCAGGCAGATCGAGGGCAACGCCCCGTACATTATATTAGCAGTGGACGATGTCATGTACATTGTGAATGCGGTCATTCAGAAATCTATTTCAACGTCACAAAGAGATGTCATTGCGTCTGTCGTCCCGACAGTTGGCCGAGTGCTTGGCTCCGACTTTGTTGGTATGATCCAGCGCAAGATGAGAGATGAATCGTATCCTAGACCGGTCGTCCAGGGAGGATTCCCACCTGAGGACAAGATCATCCAGTTCATCGTTCTTATCAATAGTCTGGACATGGCCAACGAGTATTTGACTCGAATTATCACGGGACGAATAGGGGAATCGAGTCATCTGCCCAACGACAATGCCCAAAACGGGCCCCTCAAGGATTCGTTCCCATTTGAGCGAGATGTTGTATTTGTTGCAAACGCGCTACACACTCTTCAGACTTCGTTCATCGGAAAAACGACCGAGCTGCTCAATGAGGGAATCCAGGTACTCTTCAACCAGGTTGTCAAGCTCCGTTTAAGGCCGGTCCTGACAGATACATTCCGTGATGCGGACTACACCTTGTCGGAGGATGACATTGCAGATATAGCGCAGCAgaacgacgaagacgaggatgaacttCTGGAACAAGTACCCCGACTGTTCGAGCATGGTTGGGATCAACTCATGAAGCCAATTGCACGTTTGATGACACCTGGGACATACACCACTCTCCTTGACACCACGGCACGCTACCTCTCCAAGAtatgggagaagaagatcatgggTTATGCGGGCCGCACAAATGCTCTTAGTGCAATCAGACTGGAGCGTGATTTTATCGCGTTAGTAGACGTCGTATCTCGTGGGGACTACGCCGTGAGAGAGGTCTTCGCCAAGGTCCTGCAGATACTTATGGTAGCCAACATGGAAGATGACGAGTGGGATGAGGTTATGGCccaagatggagaagacgaTGCTATCGAGTGGGTTTtgactgaggaggagaggaggcGGGCGAGAAGTTTGGTTAGAGGATGA